One part of the Vibrio hyugaensis genome encodes these proteins:
- a CDS encoding putative capsular polysaccharide synthesis family protein translates to MSKNTPTNHTMQWYQLLKSQETPILIYQMGKVGSSALEKSIPNSLHLHDLMSIEAGKQISPVRAQLHKPVTNLVKRTLKRTIMCNMLKRKQQVRIISLVREPVGRNISMFFQSLPFWMADKYLKDDSAVRSERPQLLHEAFEEHVNHQYPLDWFDNEIKALTGIDVFIQPFDQELGYQTYQNRNFSLMVIRIDKLDQSQQAISEFLQQDVTVVHENQADNKWYSPLIKEFKHSYQPKPEFVEEMLSSKLTKHFFTAPEIEKLKTKYLPA, encoded by the coding sequence ATGTCCAAAAATACGCCTACTAATCATACTATGCAGTGGTATCAGCTTCTTAAAAGCCAAGAAACTCCGATCCTTATTTATCAGATGGGCAAGGTGGGTTCGAGTGCGCTAGAGAAATCCATTCCTAACTCGCTGCATTTGCATGATTTGATGTCAATCGAAGCGGGAAAGCAGATTTCGCCAGTACGAGCGCAACTTCATAAACCAGTTACGAACCTTGTTAAGCGCACTTTAAAACGAACCATCATGTGCAACATGCTGAAGCGTAAACAGCAGGTGCGTATTATCTCGTTAGTGCGTGAGCCCGTTGGTCGCAACATCTCAATGTTCTTTCAATCACTGCCGTTTTGGATGGCGGATAAATATCTCAAAGACGACAGCGCCGTGCGCTCAGAACGCCCTCAACTGCTTCATGAGGCTTTTGAAGAGCATGTTAATCACCAATATCCTCTTGATTGGTTTGATAATGAAATCAAAGCACTCACAGGCATTGACGTGTTTATTCAACCTTTTGATCAAGAACTTGGCTATCAGACTTATCAAAATCGCAATTTCTCACTCATGGTTATCCGAATCGACAAGTTGGATCAGTCACAACAAGCTATCAGTGAGTTTTTGCAACAAGACGTCACCGTCGTCCACGAAAATCAGGCAGACAATAAATGGTACTCACCATTAATTAAGGAATTCAAACATTCCTACCAACCTAAACCTGAGTTCGTGGAAGAAATGCTGTCCTCCAAATTGACTAAGCATTTTTTTACCGCACCTGAAATCGAAAAATTGAAGACAAAGTATCTACCGGCTTAA
- a CDS encoding glycosyltransferase: MKTKILHIINDLSKNGGAQKFLVDLVMEHAPEYEIKVLVLCDDNDYLEPLSAQGIVCFNWQTLSFKEKWALLRWPDLVHGHLYPSIYLALLAFGKKRIQTEHCSHNRRRDYPLFKFLEYILYRGHDLTVSISEKVQEELVKFMPHYQHKYRVVHNGVDLARFPMQVRSGDQVANKDVIKIGMVGRLHEHKDHDTLVRSIARLPANYELHLAGDGTKRNELESLCQQLNIIERVHFHGVVSDIPTFLTKMDIYVQSSHVEGFGLAAVEAMAAGLPVLSSDVPGLDEVMGSKDYLFSVGDSEQLTEKIAQLCHLKEAYNKASEYSVNRAKLYTIDKFRDGYYGLYQQLCTSK; this comes from the coding sequence ATGAAAACCAAAATACTTCATATTATCAATGATCTATCAAAGAATGGTGGCGCACAAAAGTTTCTCGTTGATCTCGTAATGGAACATGCTCCCGAGTATGAGATAAAAGTTCTTGTGCTGTGTGATGACAACGATTACCTGGAGCCATTATCAGCTCAAGGTATCGTATGCTTCAATTGGCAGACACTCTCATTTAAAGAAAAATGGGCACTATTACGTTGGCCAGATTTAGTCCACGGGCACCTATATCCGTCAATCTACCTTGCTCTGTTGGCGTTTGGAAAAAAACGCATTCAAACCGAGCACTGTTCACATAACCGTCGCCGTGACTACCCACTATTCAAGTTCTTGGAATACATCCTTTATCGAGGCCATGACCTGACTGTCAGTATCAGTGAAAAGGTGCAAGAAGAGCTGGTTAAGTTCATGCCCCATTATCAGCACAAATATCGTGTTGTTCATAATGGCGTAGACCTTGCTCGCTTCCCTATGCAAGTGAGATCGGGCGATCAAGTCGCAAACAAGGACGTGATTAAGATTGGTATGGTCGGCCGACTGCATGAGCACAAGGATCATGACACGCTTGTCCGCTCCATTGCTCGATTGCCTGCCAACTATGAGCTGCACCTAGCCGGAGATGGAACAAAACGCAATGAGTTGGAATCGTTATGCCAGCAACTCAATATCATCGAACGTGTTCATTTTCATGGTGTTGTTTCTGATATCCCTACCTTTCTAACAAAGATGGACATTTACGTGCAGTCATCGCACGTTGAAGGTTTTGGCCTAGCGGCAGTAGAAGCCATGGCGGCAGGCTTACCAGTGCTTTCTTCGGACGTTCCAGGCCTAGATGAAGTGATGGGTAGTAAGGATTACCTTTTTAGCGTCGGAGACTCAGAACAACTAACAGAAAAAATTGCTCAGCTTTGCCATTTAAAAGAAGCATACAACAAAGCAAGTGAATACTCCGTCAACCGCGCCAAGCTGTATACAATCGACAAGTTCCGAGATGGTTACTATGGACTCTACCAGCAACTCTGTACCAGTAAGTAA
- a CDS encoding O-antigen ligase family protein, which translates to MDSTSNSVPVSNRITFLAAVILALFFVPVKVGAGGIALAPSDIASLLSLGFVALVVIEGKTQKLFHPSIGFLLLFTCYVFVNGMLNRVPIFPLITETVQWVAILSLLGLLYAYGVFDDERVMVYLTYSLLVICSFVAAWHFAQGYHSGFKLLGVSKYAFGVLCSLLYLYRNRIRAFPALMLFAFVLLLLSQERKALLGFCLLVLIDQVFIKRLIRQAVSETYTWTLLLVGTLIILATVSASLYFGFDQLADKLEITQEDILFANQSEARWVSNLHRKLLLANGLDILLQHPVFGVGAKMLPNYMISYFNYDELAIYTHNFILDTSIEYGLLGIILLFGGYFLFMKFCFNTLKENRKSLLLSIYGLIMVFFVAVNTTIILILLLPVMISKKRHHSHPIENQKQPDHNDQSELPIPPISNN; encoded by the coding sequence ATGGACTCTACCAGCAACTCTGTACCAGTAAGTAATCGCATTACGTTCCTTGCTGCTGTAATTCTTGCGCTGTTTTTTGTTCCGGTAAAGGTGGGAGCAGGAGGAATTGCACTCGCTCCTTCCGACATTGCAAGCTTGCTATCACTGGGATTTGTAGCACTCGTGGTCATTGAAGGTAAAACACAAAAGCTGTTTCACCCTAGTATTGGCTTCTTACTTTTATTTACCTGCTACGTGTTTGTTAACGGCATGCTGAATCGCGTGCCTATCTTTCCACTCATCACAGAAACCGTTCAGTGGGTTGCGATACTCAGTTTATTGGGCCTGCTGTATGCCTACGGTGTATTTGATGACGAACGAGTAATGGTGTATCTCACTTATAGCTTGTTGGTCATTTGTTCGTTCGTTGCCGCGTGGCACTTTGCGCAGGGCTACCACAGCGGTTTCAAGCTTCTCGGTGTCAGCAAATACGCTTTTGGAGTACTTTGCTCCCTACTTTATTTATATCGAAACAGAATTAGGGCTTTTCCCGCCTTAATGTTATTTGCTTTTGTGCTACTGCTTCTGTCACAAGAAAGAAAAGCTTTGCTGGGCTTCTGCTTGTTAGTCTTGATCGATCAAGTCTTTATCAAGAGATTAATCCGTCAAGCAGTTAGTGAGACTTACACATGGACGCTATTACTCGTTGGCACTTTAATTATTTTGGCTACCGTATCAGCCTCTCTTTACTTTGGCTTTGACCAATTAGCCGACAAGCTTGAAATCACCCAAGAAGACATCTTATTCGCCAACCAAAGCGAAGCTCGCTGGGTCTCCAATTTACACCGTAAATTGCTGCTTGCTAACGGGCTGGACATCTTGCTGCAACATCCCGTATTTGGCGTTGGAGCCAAGATGTTACCGAATTATATGATCAGTTATTTCAATTATGATGAATTAGCGATCTATACCCATAACTTCATACTCGACACCTCAATTGAATATGGGTTACTTGGCATCATCTTGTTGTTTGGCGGTTACTTCCTGTTTATGAAATTTTGTTTCAATACATTGAAAGAAAACAGAAAAAGCTTATTACTCTCAATCTACGGCCTGATTATGGTGTTTTTCGTCGCGGTGAACACCACCATCATTTTAATACTTTTACTACCCGTCATGATTAGCAAAAAACGGCATCATAGTCATCCGATAGAAAATCAAAAACAACCTGATCATAACGATCAATCTGAATTACCGATTCCGCCAATATCCAACAACTAA
- a CDS encoding putative capsular polysaccharide synthesis family protein, with translation MKYSISRQFEKNRELQADNFVLVYQMGKVGSSSIEHTLGERKIPSYHIHTFDDHEEFHMYHNKKDVGKFFDFKNRAMYRLVLNKRKRILQKRDNIKIVTLVRDPIATVFSRFFQDLHLQFIEGKKNDAIHRDMDVTYKHIEHCFDNYINLNYFANWFDNELKRNFNIDVLRQEIDNTQPFYTFSNEKASVILIKCEQLSSLDKEIGEFLHLDDFVLKNSNEAKNKWYSNIHQYFKERYDFSKLFYMYDLPLYRHVYSEQEREAFKNKWKQTSGTKSS, from the coding sequence ATGAAATATTCAATCTCTCGACAATTTGAAAAAAACCGAGAACTTCAAGCAGACAATTTTGTGTTGGTTTATCAAATGGGCAAAGTTGGCTCATCTTCCATTGAACACACGCTAGGTGAACGAAAAATTCCGAGCTATCACATCCATACTTTTGATGATCATGAAGAGTTTCACATGTATCACAATAAAAAAGATGTGGGTAAGTTCTTCGACTTCAAGAACCGTGCTATGTACCGCCTCGTGCTCAACAAACGAAAGCGCATTCTACAAAAGCGCGACAATATTAAAATCGTCACTCTTGTTCGCGATCCCATCGCTACGGTATTTTCCCGATTTTTCCAAGACTTACACCTTCAATTTATTGAAGGTAAGAAAAATGATGCTATTCATCGTGATATGGATGTGACGTACAAGCACATCGAACATTGTTTCGACAACTATATTAATCTGAACTACTTTGCGAACTGGTTTGATAACGAGCTAAAACGTAATTTCAATATTGATGTTTTACGCCAAGAAATTGATAACACGCAGCCGTTCTATACATTCAGCAATGAGAAAGCGAGTGTCATTTTGATCAAATGTGAACAACTTAGCTCGCTCGATAAAGAAATCGGTGAGTTTCTTCACCTCGACGATTTCGTACTCAAAAACAGTAACGAAGCAAAGAACAAATGGTATTCCAATATCCATCAGTACTTTAAAGAGCGTTACGATTTCTCCAAACTTTTCTACATGTATGACCTTCCTCTTTACCGCCATGTTTATTCTGAACAAGAGCGCGAAGCATTCAAAAATAAATGGAAGCAAACATCAGGGACGAAGTCATCATGA
- a CDS encoding glycosyltransferase produces the protein MKKVLHITEAFGGGVQTALYSYVHSSRSEPYEHSLLARARSNDMTNESSNHVFNQTRWVEGSLLKFMKDANAFIAELKPDIVHLHSSKAGFLGRFLKLGHARLVYTPHCYAFEREDISSFARQIYKTLEKVSLNKIDIVAGCSQRECDLAISIGAKRAELLNNYVTYDSEEYAKSSHKTKLKLVVLGRVAPQKDPQFLIETLGYLESNHLTREFDITWIGGGDAELEQQLREIGITVTGMIPRNEVVSLLKSSDLYLHTAAWEGMPLTILEAAKLHLPMVIRSIGATKDLNYPFLAQSAQDMAKQLTHCINHYHDIDFHQYTIGLNQAFSEEKQRLALNSIYS, from the coding sequence ATGAAAAAAGTACTACACATTACCGAAGCCTTTGGCGGTGGCGTTCAAACTGCCCTCTATAGCTACGTTCACTCATCACGTTCAGAACCTTACGAGCACTCTTTACTTGCGCGTGCACGCTCGAACGATATGACCAATGAATCCAGCAATCACGTTTTCAACCAAACCAGATGGGTTGAAGGCAGTTTGTTGAAATTCATGAAAGATGCCAATGCGTTTATCGCTGAATTGAAACCAGATATTGTTCACTTACATTCAAGTAAAGCAGGTTTTTTGGGACGCTTTCTAAAACTTGGCCATGCTCGCTTGGTATACACACCGCATTGCTATGCATTTGAGCGAGAAGACATTTCAAGCTTTGCTCGTCAAATCTACAAAACATTGGAAAAAGTATCGCTCAACAAAATTGATATCGTCGCAGGTTGTAGCCAAAGAGAATGCGATCTAGCAATCAGCATTGGGGCGAAACGCGCCGAACTGCTGAATAACTACGTAACGTATGACAGTGAAGAGTACGCAAAGAGCTCACACAAGACCAAACTCAAGCTGGTGGTGCTTGGCCGTGTTGCACCACAAAAAGACCCTCAGTTTCTGATTGAAACGCTCGGCTATCTCGAATCAAATCATTTAACTCGAGAGTTTGATATTACATGGATTGGTGGCGGTGATGCTGAACTGGAACAACAACTGCGTGAGATCGGCATTACTGTCACAGGAATGATCCCTCGTAACGAAGTAGTAAGCTTACTCAAAAGCTCAGATTTATATCTTCACACTGCAGCTTGGGAAGGCATGCCTCTGACAATTTTGGAAGCGGCCAAGTTGCACTTGCCAATGGTCATTCGCTCAATTGGTGCAACCAAAGACCTGAATTACCCTTTCTTAGCACAAAGCGCCCAAGACATGGCAAAACAGTTGACGCATTGCATCAATCATTATCATGACATTGACTTCCATCAGTACACGATCGGATTAAACCAAGCGTTCAGTGAAGAGAAACAACGCTTAGCACTAAACAGTATCTACAGCTAA
- a CDS encoding polysaccharide biosynthesis C-terminal domain-containing protein, which yields MLHSISQKLQNLPSDKKQFFSLGAATAVVKALAAFFAFLLTIVVSRYSDTTTAGQFFYLFNLVSLVAIIAQLGFNISLVKFNAIAFKGQDSLEQSNNYRIALGRSLLFCAVVCSALYLAFTNFPAQLNTTQVSGFSLTLAVIAIPMLVIGQTNSRVLQASRKVIASLIALQLGVSFLMVALIVVAKQSFLITTDTLMALFLVAAAFVALQSTIQWLRSGQYQHGPTTANHELTYSAKQVWTGSIFTNLVQWGSLVIAGFFISTSELGLLAAAQRTSLLIGFVLVTINFVVAPMFASLYKEGKMDRLRNLSRLACRANIGAAIVPVIICVLFPEFVMQLFGKEFVAAAPLLIALSLGQLVNVATGSVGFLLLMSGHEKTMKYITIVSGIISIALLLSLSQSYGVLGAAWAIAIGLAIQNLAALYFVKRYLGFFPVG from the coding sequence ATGCTTCATTCCATCAGCCAAAAACTTCAAAACCTGCCGAGTGACAAAAAGCAATTTTTCTCTCTCGGCGCAGCAACGGCTGTAGTCAAAGCCCTTGCCGCTTTCTTCGCTTTCCTGCTGACAATTGTCGTTTCAAGATACTCAGACACAACCACTGCTGGGCAGTTCTTCTATCTGTTCAACCTTGTATCATTAGTTGCAATCATAGCTCAACTTGGCTTCAATATTTCGTTGGTAAAATTCAATGCAATCGCCTTTAAGGGTCAAGACTCTCTCGAACAGAGTAACAATTATCGAATTGCACTCGGCAGAAGCCTACTCTTTTGTGCCGTAGTTTGTTCTGCGCTTTATCTGGCTTTCACGAATTTTCCTGCCCAACTCAACACGACTCAAGTTTCAGGTTTCTCTTTAACGCTAGCAGTCATTGCGATCCCTATGCTCGTCATAGGCCAGACCAACAGCAGAGTGCTGCAAGCATCAAGAAAAGTGATTGCCTCTTTGATTGCACTGCAGTTGGGAGTCAGCTTTCTTATGGTGGCGTTGATCGTTGTCGCTAAACAGTCATTTTTGATCACCACCGATACATTGATGGCTTTGTTTTTAGTAGCGGCAGCGTTTGTTGCTTTGCAATCGACAATTCAATGGCTTCGCTCTGGTCAGTATCAACATGGACCGACAACAGCAAATCATGAGCTAACCTATTCAGCAAAACAGGTGTGGACTGGCAGTATTTTTACCAATCTTGTTCAATGGGGAAGCTTAGTCATTGCGGGCTTCTTTATTTCCACCTCCGAGCTTGGGCTTCTAGCGGCGGCACAACGCACTTCCCTACTGATTGGCTTTGTTCTTGTTACGATTAACTTTGTCGTTGCTCCTATGTTTGCCTCACTCTACAAAGAAGGCAAAATGGACAGGCTACGCAATCTAAGTCGCCTTGCATGCCGAGCGAACATCGGTGCTGCGATTGTTCCCGTCATCATTTGCGTATTATTTCCTGAATTCGTAATGCAACTGTTCGGTAAAGAGTTTGTCGCTGCTGCACCACTACTCATCGCGCTCTCTTTAGGGCAACTGGTAAATGTGGCAACTGGCTCTGTTGGTTTCCTTCTACTTATGAGCGGGCACGAAAAGACCATGAAATACATCACTATCGTCTCTGGGATTATTTCCATCGCATTGCTACTCTCTCTCTCTCAATCGTATGGGGTGCTCGGTGCCGCTTGGGCGATTGCCATAGGCTTAGCGATTCAAAACTTGGCAGCACTCTATTTTGTGAAACGATATCTAGGCTTTTTTCCAGTGGGGTAA
- a CDS encoding VanZ family protein, with protein sequence MTITIARLSFITVLLLSVTLSLWKSSDINHSVYQEMENYVGGSSTLHFTFSLLIGFLAVFNFPKWVTATKADMFGIRLLILLLFIVSLEEFSQLFIATRSFGFEDLSTNWIGIILGYFCAKFIKLFANH encoded by the coding sequence ATGACAATTACTATTGCTCGATTGAGCTTCATTACCGTGTTGTTACTAAGTGTCACTCTATCGCTATGGAAGAGTTCAGATATTAACCACAGCGTTTATCAAGAAATGGAGAACTATGTTGGCGGCTCCAGTACATTGCATTTTACCTTCAGCCTTTTAATCGGGTTTCTCGCCGTCTTTAACTTCCCAAAGTGGGTGACAGCAACAAAAGCAGACATGTTTGGTATTCGACTCCTTATATTGTTGCTCTTTATTGTCTCGCTGGAAGAATTCAGCCAACTATTTATTGCCACTCGTTCATTCGGTTTTGAAGATCTTAGTACTAACTGGATAGGTATTATCTTGGGCTATTTCTGTGCCAAGTTTATAAAGCTCTTTGCTAATCATTAG
- the yqfB gene encoding N(4)-acetylcytidine aminohydrolase codes for MSSHPTKITFFEFLTPLITAGKKTITIRDESENHYVPNTEVEVFTLETDRKVCDIKILSVEPLSFDDINEFHAEQEAIELPKLKELIREIYPNIDELYVIEYELLK; via the coding sequence ATGTCTTCACATCCAACCAAAATCACTTTCTTTGAGTTCCTAACACCACTGATCACAGCGGGCAAAAAGACAATCACCATTCGTGATGAATCAGAAAACCACTACGTACCAAATACTGAAGTGGAAGTGTTTACCCTAGAGACTGACCGCAAAGTATGTGACATCAAAATCCTATCGGTAGAACCACTTAGCTTCGATGACATTAATGAGTTCCACGCCGAGCAAGAAGCTATCGAACTGCCAAAATTAAAAGAGCTTATCCGTGAAATCTACCCAAACATCGATGAACTCTATGTAATTGAATACGAACTGCTCAAGTAA
- a CDS encoding TetR/AcrR family transcriptional regulator produces MNAKTNDTRQHILDVGYQLVVTKGFTSVGLSELLKAADVPKGSFYHYFKSKEQFGEALIEDYFSRYFKMITAHFTESEGSGCDRLLSYFERWMAIENGQCNANKCLVVKLSAEVSDLSETMRVKLASGATQVVKAIEDCVQAGIDDGSIQVESAEQTAHLIYHQWIGASLLNKLYQDRSGLMRSFESTQSMLKSK; encoded by the coding sequence ATGAACGCAAAAACGAACGATACACGTCAACACATCCTCGATGTCGGCTACCAATTGGTAGTAACGAAAGGTTTTACTAGTGTTGGACTCTCAGAACTTTTGAAGGCAGCAGATGTGCCGAAAGGCTCTTTCTACCATTACTTTAAGTCGAAAGAGCAATTTGGTGAGGCATTGATTGAAGATTACTTCTCTCGCTACTTTAAGATGATCACAGCCCACTTTACCGAAAGTGAAGGTTCTGGCTGCGACCGCCTACTGAGTTACTTTGAGCGCTGGATGGCGATTGAAAACGGTCAATGTAATGCCAACAAATGCCTAGTCGTTAAGCTAAGTGCCGAGGTATCTGATCTATCAGAGACGATGCGCGTAAAACTGGCTTCCGGTGCCACTCAGGTGGTGAAAGCGATTGAAGATTGCGTCCAAGCAGGTATTGATGATGGCTCTATCCAAGTTGAATCAGCAGAGCAAACCGCCCATTTGATTTACCATCAATGGATTGGTGCAAGCTTACTCAACAAACTGTATCAAGATCGTTCCGGTTTAATGCGTAGCTTTGAGAGCACTCAAAGTATGCTAAAAAGCAAATAA
- a CDS encoding NADP-dependent oxidoreductase produces MTQTLNRQIVLANRPKGSPVPENFRLEQTAIPTPSEGEVLLRSVYLSLDPYMRGRMNEGKSYADPVELNDVMVGGTVCQVVESKNSDFQTGEWVVAYTGWQDYALSNGEGLFNLGNEPTHPSYALGVLGMPGFTAYVGLLEIGQPKAGDTLVVAAATGAVGSMVGQIGKLKGCRVIGVAGGAEKCQYAKETLCFDECLDHTAEDFAEQLAATCNKGIDVYFENVGGKVFDAVLPLLNVGARVPLCGLISQYNATALPEGPDRMSMLMGNILVKRIKMQGFIIFDHYEQSYSNFVKDVSQWLAEGQIHYREHLVQGLENAPEAFIGLLEGKNFGKLVVQTNQPE; encoded by the coding sequence ATGACCCAAACGCTCAACCGTCAAATCGTATTGGCTAACCGTCCAAAAGGTTCGCCAGTCCCAGAGAACTTCCGTTTAGAACAAACTGCCATCCCTACTCCGAGTGAAGGTGAAGTGCTTTTGCGTAGCGTGTATCTGTCTCTTGACCCATATATGCGCGGCCGTATGAATGAAGGCAAATCCTACGCTGATCCTGTAGAGCTAAATGACGTAATGGTTGGCGGGACCGTTTGCCAGGTCGTGGAATCGAAGAACTCAGATTTCCAAACTGGCGAATGGGTGGTGGCTTACACAGGCTGGCAAGATTACGCCCTGTCTAACGGCGAAGGTCTATTCAATTTAGGCAATGAGCCAACTCACCCTTCTTATGCACTTGGTGTGCTTGGTATGCCGGGTTTTACTGCTTATGTCGGTCTATTGGAAATTGGTCAGCCTAAAGCTGGCGATACCCTAGTTGTCGCAGCTGCAACAGGTGCGGTTGGCTCTATGGTTGGTCAAATCGGTAAACTAAAAGGTTGTCGCGTAATCGGCGTCGCAGGCGGTGCAGAGAAGTGTCAGTACGCAAAAGAGACTCTATGCTTTGATGAATGTCTTGATCACACCGCTGAAGACTTTGCAGAGCAACTAGCAGCAACATGTAACAAAGGCATTGATGTCTACTTTGAAAACGTAGGCGGTAAAGTCTTTGATGCTGTATTACCTCTACTTAATGTCGGCGCCCGCGTGCCACTTTGTGGTTTGATTTCTCAATACAATGCAACCGCGCTACCTGAAGGCCCAGATCGTATGTCGATGCTGATGGGTAACATTCTGGTTAAACGTATCAAGATGCAAGGCTTCATCATTTTTGATCACTATGAGCAAAGCTACTCAAACTTCGTGAAAGACGTAAGCCAGTGGCTAGCCGAAGGCCAAATCCACTATCGCGAACATCTAGTTCAAGGTTTGGAAAACGCGCCAGAAGCTTTCATTGGTCTGCTTGAAGGCAAAAACTTCGGCAAACTTGTCGTTCAAACGAATCAGCCTGAATAA
- a CDS encoding glutathione S-transferase family protein: MIKLHHLNQSRSKRIIWLLEELGVDYEIVPYLRDSVTFLAPPELKSIHPLGKSPVLEDGDEIVTESGAITEYLIEKYADGRFAPVRGSKAYTQYIQWLHFAESSAMVPLLLKMFVAKDGAQTNFLADYADAETMKVMGYVDQSLEGKTYFVEERLTGADFMMSFVADVLNKFGVIERFPNIQRYGAQLATHPAFTKAEELEVKFG; this comes from the coding sequence ATGATTAAACTACATCATTTAAACCAGTCTCGCTCAAAACGCATCATTTGGTTGTTAGAAGAATTGGGGGTGGATTATGAGATCGTGCCTTATCTTCGTGACAGCGTCACCTTCCTTGCGCCACCTGAGCTCAAGAGCATTCATCCACTCGGCAAGTCGCCTGTATTGGAGGATGGCGATGAGATCGTTACCGAGTCTGGTGCTATCACTGAATACTTAATTGAAAAGTATGCAGATGGACGTTTTGCACCAGTGCGTGGCAGCAAAGCTTACACGCAGTACATTCAATGGCTGCATTTTGCAGAGAGCTCAGCCATGGTTCCCCTGCTGCTCAAAATGTTTGTTGCTAAAGATGGCGCACAGACCAATTTCCTTGCGGACTACGCCGATGCGGAAACCATGAAAGTCATGGGCTACGTTGATCAAAGCCTAGAAGGGAAAACCTACTTTGTAGAAGAGCGACTAACAGGCGCGGATTTCATGATGTCTTTTGTCGCCGATGTCCTAAACAAGTTTGGCGTCATTGAGCGCTTCCCAAACATCCAACGTTATGGTGCACAGCTCGCGACTCATCCTGCGTTTACTAAAGCAGAAGAACTTGAAGTGAAATTCGGTTAA